In a genomic window of Fibrobacter sp. UWH4:
- a CDS encoding MotA/TolQ/ExbB proton channel family protein: protein MNNSVPLLQMLTQSDVATLVILGILAVMSLGSWGIIIVKYIVNTKNQRANVIFFRKFVDVRQFVELQGLCETADDSALKSLTAEVLKEASKFSNFVSYDSIQHRASLLEDTIQRSIEGLRLTEDRYLGFLATCSNLAPFFGLLGTVWGIMVAFFQIGQHGSADLTVVAPGIAMALITTVAGLVVAIPASAGYNYFTSRNGQNEISYFNFGSQVLSLFKRGDLLALEEVAG, encoded by the coding sequence TTGAACAATTCGGTTCCTTTACTCCAGATGCTTACGCAGTCCGATGTCGCGACGCTTGTGATTTTGGGCATTTTGGCGGTTATGTCGCTCGGTTCCTGGGGAATCATCATTGTCAAGTATATCGTGAACACGAAAAATCAGCGTGCGAATGTCATTTTCTTCCGCAAGTTTGTGGACGTGCGCCAGTTCGTGGAACTGCAGGGGCTTTGCGAGACCGCAGACGACAGCGCGCTTAAGAGCCTTACGGCGGAAGTGCTCAAGGAAGCCTCCAAGTTCAGTAACTTCGTGAGCTACGACTCCATCCAGCACCGCGCCTCGCTCCTCGAAGATACTATCCAGCGTTCGATTGAAGGCTTGCGCCTGACCGAAGACCGCTACCTCGGCTTCTTGGCCACGTGCTCTAACCTTGCCCCGTTCTTCGGACTTCTGGGTACGGTGTGGGGAATCATGGTCGCGTTCTTCCAGATCGGTCAGCACGGCTCGGCGGACCTTACCGTGGTCGCTCCGGGTATCGCCATGGCGCTTATCACGACGGTGGCGGGCCTCGTGGTCGCTATCCCTGCTTCTGCCGGTTACAACTACTTTACCTCCCGCAACGGTCAGAACGAAATCTCGTACTTCAACTTCGGCTCCCAGGTGCTCAGTCTCTTTAAGCGCGGTGACTTGCTCGCCCTCGAAGAAGTGGCTGGCTAG
- a CDS encoding biopolymer transporter ExbD: protein MKRSRGKELKQEMNLTNMIDIVFAILIVFIISAPLMSQGVKVDLPKAEAPTMEQEKLLKVSITKNEELYIADMMVGFGSFNNVFKSLWNGEMAVVINADESVNYGLVMKVVTQVQKLGVTKLGFLTMNPKEKLGKN, encoded by the coding sequence GTGAAGCGCAGTCGCGGAAAAGAACTTAAGCAGGAGATGAACCTCACGAACATGATCGACATCGTGTTCGCGATTCTGATTGTGTTCATTATTTCTGCGCCTCTCATGAGCCAGGGGGTCAAGGTGGACTTGCCCAAGGCGGAAGCCCCGACCATGGAGCAGGAAAAACTTTTGAAGGTTTCCATCACCAAGAACGAGGAACTCTACATCGCCGACATGATGGTCGGTTTCGGAAGTTTCAACAACGTGTTCAAGTCGCTCTGGAATGGCGAGATGGCGGTGGTCATCAATGCCGACGAGTCGGTGAACTACGGTCTTGTGATGAAGGTGGTGACCCAGGTGCAGAAGCTCGGTGTCACGAAACTCGGATTCCTGACGATGAATCCCAAGGAAAAACTGGGAAAGAACTAG